One Nodosilinea sp. FACHB-141 DNA segment encodes these proteins:
- a CDS encoding TetR/AcrR family transcriptional regulator: MSRPTEPQKKAELLEKCLEVAIETGALDASINAIAKRIGTSGRMLVYHFGSKQELERQVIARLEVRLRAQLQSLQSTAVADADTVAESLLAMWQQFTTPAMQGWLKLTMDLNLRAMQGDAETQQFLERETQQWIESLTVLIGDEAVARSLFHLFQGATLDFLTTGNAQRGEQSIKAFLDGMRFSFGEAAPTPSRAPNNA; encoded by the coding sequence CCTCAAAAGAAAGCTGAGTTGCTCGAAAAATGCCTGGAGGTAGCCATTGAGACGGGTGCGCTAGACGCTAGCATTAACGCGATCGCCAAACGCATCGGCACCAGCGGGCGCATGCTGGTCTACCACTTTGGCTCGAAGCAAGAGCTAGAGCGCCAGGTAATCGCCCGGCTGGAGGTGCGTCTGCGCGCACAGCTACAGTCGCTGCAAAGCACAGCTGTCGCCGATGCCGATACCGTTGCCGAGTCTCTGCTGGCGATGTGGCAGCAATTTACCACCCCAGCGATGCAGGGCTGGCTGAAGCTGACGATGGATCTCAACCTGCGGGCCATGCAGGGAGATGCCGAAACTCAGCAGTTTTTGGAGCGTGAAACCCAGCAGTGGATTGAATCACTGACGGTGCTGATAGGCGATGAAGCGGTGGCGCGATCGCTGTTTCACCTATTTCAGGGGGCCACCCTCGACTTTTTGACTACCGGCAACGCCCAGCGCGGCGAGCAGAGCATAAAGGCATTTTTGGATGGCATGCGATTCTCCTTTGGAGAGGCTGCGCCAACACCCTCCAGAGCCCCAAACAACGCCTAA
- a CDS encoding trimeric intracellular cation channel family protein gives MEYVLAQAGVAVFAISGVLSAARQRLDIFSIVVVGLLTAIGGGTLRDVILDVPVFWLEDLTAFWVAMGASFAAFIGIRFILKLPLRLLSYLDAMGVALFAVQAIDKTLAFGHSAAVAVVMGLITSIAGGIIRDVVTHRPTLLLSRELYATPIVLGGMLYVALLHLMPSPFCRLVAMGVIFGIRAIAIRWQLFLPLRLTLKIDLDQEQG, from the coding sequence ATGGAATATGTTCTAGCCCAGGCGGGGGTGGCGGTGTTTGCTATCTCTGGGGTGCTGTCGGCGGCCCGGCAGCGCCTCGATATCTTCAGCATTGTGGTGGTGGGGCTGCTGACGGCGATCGGCGGCGGCACCCTGCGGGATGTGATTCTCGATGTGCCAGTGTTTTGGCTAGAGGATTTGACGGCTTTTTGGGTGGCCATGGGGGCGTCGTTTGCCGCATTTATAGGCATTCGCTTCATTCTTAAACTGCCACTGCGCCTGCTGTCGTATTTAGATGCCATGGGCGTGGCTCTGTTTGCGGTGCAGGCGATCGACAAAACCCTAGCCTTTGGGCATTCGGCGGCGGTGGCGGTGGTGATGGGTCTGATTACCAGCATTGCCGGGGGCATTATTCGCGATGTGGTGACCCATCGGCCGACACTGCTGCTGTCGCGGGAGCTGTATGCGACGCCGATTGTGCTGGGCGGCATGCTCTACGTGGCGCTGCTGCACCTGATGCCGTCTCCCTTCTGTCGATTGGTTGCGATGGGGGTAATTTTTGGCATCCGTGCGATCGCCATCCGTTGGCAGCTGTTTTTGCCCCTGCGGCTCACCCTCAAAATCGACTTGGATCAGGAGCAGGGTTAG